One segment of Bradysia coprophila strain Holo2 unplaced genomic scaffold, BU_Bcop_v1 contig_561, whole genome shotgun sequence DNA contains the following:
- the LOC119083206 gene encoding phosphatidylinositol 5-phosphate 4-kinase type-2 alpha produces the protein MIKKKHFRVKHQKVKLFRANEPILSVFMWGINHTINELSHVNIPVMLLPDDFRAYSKIKVDNHLFNKENMPSHFKVKEYCPLVFRNLRERFGVDDVDYRESLTRSQPVQIDSSGKSGAQFYRSYDKFFILKSLTSEEIERMHAFLKHYHPYVVERHGNTLLPQYLGMYRLTVDGVQYYFVAMRNVFSSHLNIHRKFDLKGSTVDREASDKELEKSLPTLKDNDFIKQKIRIFIGDIAKTKFMEMMNADVNFLAKLHLMDYSLLVGIHDKVRAEEEAIQQEMAARDGAGRETSESEECDSGERWTYNTPPDSPRCPGQHNDISQELDIYALQSLEERREIYFIAIIDVLTQYGVKKQAAKAAKTVKYGSNVDGISTCDPEQYAKRFIEFIDKAIE, from the exons atgatcAAGAAGAAGCATTTTCGGGTCAAACATCAGAAAGTCAAGCTGTTCCGCGCTAATGAGCCGATTTTAAGCGTTTTCATGTGGGGCATCAATCATACG ATAAACGAGCTCAGCCACGTCAATATTCCAGTTATGTTATTACCAGATGATTTCCGGGCTTATTCAAAGATTAAAGTGGACAATCATCTATTCAACAA AGAAAACATGCCATCACATTTCAAAGTCAAGGAATATTGCCCGCTGGTGTTTCGAAATTTACGGGAGCGATTTGGTGTGGACGACGTTGACTACAGGGAATCGTTAACACGATCGCAACCAGTGCAAATTGATTCGTCGGGCAAGAGTGGTGCACAATTTTATCGAAGttatgacaaattttttatattgaaaagcTTAACATCCGAAGAAATCGAGAGGATGCACGCGTTTTTAAAGCATTACCATCCG TATGTTGTTGAACGACATGGTAACACATTATTACCGCAATATTTGGGAATGTACAGGCTGACTGTCGATGGTGTTCAATACTACTTTGTCGCAATGAGAAACGTATTCAGTTCACACTTAAATATTCATAG GAAATTCGATTTAAAAGGCAGCACGGTCGATCGTGAGGCATCCGACAAAGAGTTGGAAAAGAGCCTTCCAACGCTGAAGGACAATGATTTCATTAAGCAAAAAATTCGTATTTTTATCGGTGATATCGCAAAGACGAAATTCATGGAAATGATGAATGCTGACGTCaat TTCCTAGCCAAATTGCATCTTATGGACTATTCACTACTAGTCGGAATACATGATAAG GTTCGAGCTGAAGAAGAAGCAATACAACAGGAAATGGCGGCAAGAGATGGTGCTGGTAGAGAGACGAGCGAAAGTGAAGAATGTGATAGTGGAGAACg aTGGACATACAACACACCTCCGGATTCACCGAGATGTCCGGGTCAACACAATGACATCAGCCAGGAACTTGACATATATGCTCTGCAGAGCCTAGAAG AACGGCGTGAAATATATTTCATTGCCATAATTGACGTCCTTACACAATATGGGGTTAAAAAACAG GCTGCTAAAGCAGCCAAAACCGTCAAATATGGAAGTAATGTTGACGGTATATCAACTTGTGATCCAGAACAATATGCCAAGCGATTTATTGAGTTTATTGATAAGgcaattgaataa